Proteins encoded by one window of Aliivibrio wodanis:
- the adhB gene encoding alcohol dehydrogenase 2 has protein sequence MSAFFIPTVNLMGAGCLTEAMDSIKSQGYKKALIVTDNVLVAIGMVKQVSDLLAERNVEVAVYDGTQPNPTIGNVNAGLAILKENECDFVISLGGGSPHDCAKGVALVAANGGEIADYEGVDQSPKPQMPLIAINTTAGTASEMTRFCIITDEARHIKMAIVDKHTTPLMSVNDPELMLAKPASLTAATGMDALTHAIEAYVSIAATPITDAVAIKAMELIQAHLRTAVNDGQNLEAREQMAYAQFMAGMAFNNASLGYVHAMAHQLGGFYDLPHGVCNAILLPHVQSYNAKVCPERLKDVAKAMGVNVEGMTNEEGAQAALDAIKVLSTDVGIPAGLTELNAKEEDFDTLAENALKDACGFTNPKQATHEEIVSIFKAAM, from the coding sequence ATGAGTGCATTTTTTATCCCTACGGTTAACCTTATGGGCGCAGGTTGTCTTACAGAAGCAATGGACAGCATTAAATCTCAAGGCTACAAAAAAGCGTTAATCGTTACTGATAATGTATTAGTTGCTATTGGTATGGTAAAGCAAGTTTCTGATTTACTGGCAGAGCGTAATGTTGAAGTTGCAGTATATGATGGTACACAACCAAACCCAACGATTGGCAATGTAAATGCAGGCCTTGCAATTTTAAAAGAAAATGAGTGTGATTTTGTTATCTCTCTAGGTGGTGGTTCTCCGCACGATTGTGCGAAAGGCGTGGCACTAGTTGCGGCTAATGGCGGCGAAATTGCAGATTATGAAGGTGTTGATCAATCACCAAAACCTCAAATGCCACTTATTGCTATCAATACAACAGCGGGCACAGCATCAGAAATGACACGTTTTTGTATCATTACTGATGAAGCTCGTCACATTAAAATGGCTATCGTTGATAAGCATACAACACCATTAATGTCAGTGAACGATCCTGAGTTAATGCTTGCTAAGCCTGCATCATTAACAGCGGCAACAGGTATGGATGCATTAACGCACGCAATCGAAGCGTATGTATCAATTGCAGCAACACCAATTACAGATGCAGTAGCGATTAAAGCGATGGAACTAATCCAAGCGCACTTACGTACAGCAGTAAATGATGGTCAAAACCTTGAAGCTCGTGAGCAAATGGCTTATGCACAATTCATGGCTGGCATGGCATTTAACAACGCTTCTTTAGGTTATGTTCATGCAATGGCACACCAGTTAGGTGGTTTTTACGACCTTCCACACGGTGTTTGTAATGCAATTCTTCTTCCTCACGTACAAAGCTACAACGCAAAAGTATGTCCAGAGCGTCTAAAAGATGTTGCAAAAGCAATGGGTGTAAACGTTGAAGGTATGACAAACGAAGAAGGTGCTCAAGCTGCACTAGATGCAATTAAGGTATTGTCAACTGATGTTGGTATTCCTGCGGGCCTTACTGAGTTAAATGCGAAAGAAGAAGATTTTGATACACTAGCAGAAAATGCATTAAAAGATGCGTGTGGTTTTACTAACCCTAAACAAGCAACTCATGAAGAAATTGTGAGTATTTTTAAAGCAGCAATGTAA
- a CDS encoding metallo-beta-lactamase, protein MSLQYQIIPVTSYQQNCSIVWCDETMKGVVIDPGGDVKLLKQAIDALKIEVVNLVLTHGHLDHVGGTQELAAITNAPVVGPHKEDNFWLQGLPKQSHMFGFPHTDAFEPTTWLNEGDVVTFGNQELNVVHTPGHTPGHVVLFNQEAKMAFVGDVLFKGGVGRSDFPKGDHETLIASIKTKLWPLGNEMKFVPGHGPESTFGHERKTNPFVADEMPLW, encoded by the coding sequence ATGAGCTTACAATACCAAATTATTCCAGTGACTTCTTACCAGCAAAACTGTTCAATTGTATGGTGTGATGAAACCATGAAAGGTGTCGTTATTGATCCTGGTGGTGATGTGAAATTACTCAAACAAGCGATTGATGCGCTTAAAATTGAAGTTGTGAATTTGGTATTAACTCATGGTCATTTGGATCATGTTGGTGGTACACAGGAGTTAGCAGCAATTACCAATGCTCCAGTTGTTGGCCCTCATAAAGAAGACAATTTTTGGTTGCAAGGATTACCAAAACAAAGCCATATGTTTGGTTTTCCTCACACTGACGCATTTGAACCAACAACATGGTTAAATGAAGGTGATGTAGTTACATTTGGTAATCAAGAATTAAATGTAGTACATACACCGGGTCACACACCGGGTCACGTTGTTTTGTTTAATCAAGAAGCAAAGATGGCATTTGTTGGTGATGTGCTATTTAAAGGCGGTGTTGGTCGTTCTGATTTCCCTAAAGGAGATCATGAAACGTTGATTGCCTCAATTAAAACAAAATTGTGGCCTTTAGGTAATGAGATGAAATTTGTTCCGGGTCACGGACCAGAATCTACATTTGGTCATGAACGTAAAACTAACCCATTTGTGGCGGATGAAATGCCCCTTTGGTAA
- a CDS encoding putative exported protein: MKIAHKRKVQSKLHKRIKATAPKSAPTTEVKKAAKPAKVAKPVETKVEAVATAAPKAATVATDIALTPKQQTVFDVVCQNPEGINSKNIGLAAGQEESKAAAWATGGLKKLVEENLVVREQLAGNKVIYKAA; this comes from the coding sequence ATGAAAATTGCTCACAAACGTAAAGTACAGTCTAAGCTGCATAAACGCATCAAAGCAACGGCACCGAAATCTGCACCAACAACTGAAGTGAAAAAAGCAGCTAAACCTGCAAAAGTAGCTAAACCAGTTGAGACAAAAGTGGAAGCAGTAGCTACAGCAGCACCTAAAGCGGCAACAGTAGCGACAGACATCGCTCTAACGCCAAAGCAACAGACTGTATTTGATGTTGTTTGTCAGAACCCTGAAGGGATCAATTCAAAGAATATTGGTCTAGCAGCAGGTCAAGAAGAATCAAAAGCGGCAGCATGGGCTACAGGTGGCTTGAAAAAGCTAGTTGAAGAAAACCTAGTTGTTCGTGAACAACTTGCTGGTAATAAAGTGATTTATAAAGCTGCATAA
- a CDS encoding putative lipoprotein encodes MKTTYLLLSSTVLLTACQSTNDANQILDSTNMIDHVYYIEQQSAQRLFESSQRLAESFEGYCTNQTAKETVVIQWQQTMQSWMALQGQERGPEAALSLNWNIQFWPDKKNTTGRKMSQLLKKDQTWDSELIQQQSVTTQGLGAVEWLLFDPSSTLPKVDSCQLGQAITANLALNTSKIAQAWQANPWSQLDETMWLNEYIALLANQLDYSMKKLSRPLAKVGQPRPYFSESWRSETSLTWLKYNVVAMRDLYLANGVGLNRYLQEQGHSDLAERIEDHFNSTLETWPESSSLFAELQTKSGYQNTLALYNKLEYLKYLIHEEVAIELDIAIGFNATDGD; translated from the coding sequence ATGAAAACAACGTATTTATTATTGAGCAGCACAGTGTTACTTACAGCCTGCCAAAGCACCAATGATGCGAATCAAATCCTTGATTCAACAAATATGATTGACCATGTTTATTATATTGAACAACAATCTGCCCAACGTTTGTTTGAATCTAGTCAACGATTGGCTGAGAGTTTTGAAGGGTATTGTACGAATCAAACAGCAAAAGAGACGGTGGTTATACAATGGCAGCAGACCATGCAATCGTGGATGGCATTGCAAGGTCAGGAGAGAGGGCCAGAAGCGGCATTGAGCTTAAATTGGAATATTCAATTTTGGCCTGATAAGAAAAACACCACTGGGCGTAAAATGTCTCAACTGTTGAAAAAAGATCAAACTTGGGATAGTGAGTTGATCCAACAACAGAGTGTTACGACTCAAGGTTTAGGTGCGGTGGAATGGTTATTATTTGATCCTTCATCGACGTTACCAAAAGTAGATTCGTGTCAATTAGGCCAAGCGATTACTGCAAATTTGGCACTTAATACGAGTAAGATTGCTCAAGCATGGCAGGCCAACCCATGGTCACAGTTAGATGAAACTATGTGGTTAAATGAGTACATAGCATTGCTTGCTAATCAACTTGATTACAGTATGAAAAAACTCAGTCGCCCGTTGGCAAAAGTGGGGCAGCCTCGACCTTATTTTTCTGAATCGTGGCGCTCAGAAACTTCACTGACTTGGCTTAAATATAATGTAGTGGCTATGCGTGATCTGTATTTGGCAAATGGTGTTGGGCTTAATCGTTATTTACAAGAGCAAGGTCATTCAGATTTAGCAGAAAGAATTGAAGACCATTTCAACTCTACGTTAGAAACATGGCCTGAGTCGTCATCACTATTTGCGGAATTGCAGACCAAATCTGGTTATCAAAATACCTTAGCTTTGTACAATAAATTAGAATATTTGAAATATCTAATTCATGAAGAAGTAGCTATAGAATTAGACATTGCTATAGGGTTTAATGCAACCGATGGTGATTAA
- a CDS encoding putative lipoprotein, producing the protein MQPMVINKQRRSILKAGIGAMALSPWLTACSSISGVGNRPALISCSRTSNGNFGAVVANKEGSPIHSIPLPERGHGVAITPNGELAVAFARRPGNYMQLFNIKTGVSYPITPSRPNRYFYGHGVFSSDGLTLYTTEGEKETSQGIIGVYQLQGSQLIKVNEFSGFGIGPHEVIRVDEVTLAIGVGGVHTQGRVPMNIDSMNPALVYLSTETGKVLERVGLPDHKLSIRHLSLTDDGRVLCGQQYRGEPEEGMPLVAIHQRGRPLIQLNAEPEEWLRFNHYVASIAVLGEHVVATSPRGNCYGVWNLATNQLIEIAALSDASGVVISTSNNGTPQWYISSGTGKIVSRTEEGYVEGHQTNVMWDNHWNHMPNA; encoded by the coding sequence ATGCAACCGATGGTGATTAATAAGCAAAGACGAAGCATATTAAAAGCTGGGATTGGAGCTATGGCTTTATCGCCATGGCTTACTGCATGTTCGTCGATTTCTGGGGTAGGTAATAGACCTGCATTGATCTCCTGCTCTCGAACCTCGAATGGGAATTTTGGTGCGGTTGTTGCGAATAAAGAAGGATCTCCGATTCATTCGATACCTTTACCAGAAAGAGGGCATGGTGTTGCGATTACGCCTAATGGCGAGTTGGCGGTTGCCTTTGCTCGACGTCCGGGTAATTACATGCAATTGTTTAATATAAAAACCGGTGTGAGTTATCCCATTACCCCATCAAGGCCTAATCGATATTTCTATGGGCATGGAGTATTTTCTTCTGACGGTTTAACGCTTTATACGACAGAAGGTGAGAAAGAAACGAGCCAAGGCATTATTGGTGTGTATCAATTACAGGGATCTCAGCTTATAAAAGTTAATGAGTTCTCAGGATTTGGTATTGGCCCTCATGAGGTAATACGCGTTGATGAAGTAACATTAGCGATTGGCGTTGGCGGTGTTCATACTCAAGGGCGAGTTCCTATGAATATCGATTCGATGAATCCCGCTTTGGTTTACCTTTCTACAGAAACAGGGAAGGTACTTGAACGTGTTGGTTTACCAGATCATAAGCTGAGTATCCGGCATCTTTCATTGACTGATGATGGCAGAGTGTTGTGTGGCCAGCAGTACCGTGGAGAGCCTGAAGAGGGCATGCCACTTGTTGCGATACATCAACGTGGTAGACCATTAATACAGTTAAATGCTGAGCCAGAAGAGTGGCTTCGATTTAATCATTATGTGGCAAGTATTGCAGTGCTTGGTGAGCATGTGGTGGCGACTTCTCCTAGAGGAAACTGTTATGGCGTGTGGAATTTAGCAACGAATCAATTGATTGAAATCGCGGCTCTATCTGATGCGTCAGGTGTTGTGATCAGTACAAGTAACAATGGAACACCACAATGGTATATCAGCTCAGGGACTGGAAAGATCGTCAGTCGAACTGAGGAGGGTTATGTGGAGGGTCATCAAACAAATGTTATGTGGGACAATCATTGGAATCATATGCCAAATGCCTGA
- a CDS encoding putative exported protein: protein MKPVMLGAIALLSTLSFSASSNNTSMDITSGGKTSVKKEGQNAFSLPAANLPMSKRLDFSVGNSFFRNPWVQAPASTDARDGLGPLFNTNGCQNCHIKDGRGHAPREGDTNAVSMLVRLSIPALTPEQKRRVILEGVIPEPIYGGQLQDFSLSGAKPEGQIHITYTSQHITLSDGDVVTLRKPNLSITELAYGDMADNVLMSARVAPPMIGLGLLESIPESTILGFAEQQKQENKGISGKANQVWDAKAQELALGRFGWKAGQPTLMQQNAAAFNGDLGLTSNMFPKDDCTQAQTICEKLPHGGTPEVSDKILNFVEFYSQHLAVPIRRNVQDPQVIKGQQLFKDIGCESCHKTNIKTAKIEDRPALSNQLIHPYTDMLLHDMGEGLADNRPEFLANGQEWRTPPLWGLGYTQEVNGHTEMLHDGRARNTLEAILWHGGEAQQARDNVVQLSTKDRKALLAFLDSL, encoded by the coding sequence ATGAAACCTGTAATGCTTGGAGCAATAGCTTTACTTTCAACTCTTTCTTTCTCTGCTTCTTCAAATAACACTTCTATGGATATCACGTCTGGTGGTAAAACGAGTGTGAAGAAGGAGGGCCAAAACGCATTTTCTTTACCCGCAGCAAATCTACCTATGAGTAAGCGATTAGATTTTAGTGTCGGTAATAGTTTTTTTCGTAATCCTTGGGTACAAGCTCCAGCCTCTACTGATGCGAGAGATGGTTTAGGGCCATTATTTAATACTAATGGTTGTCAGAATTGTCATATTAAAGATGGTCGAGGTCATGCTCCGAGAGAGGGAGATACAAATGCGGTATCCATGTTGGTGCGCTTAAGTATTCCAGCATTAACTCCTGAGCAAAAAAGGCGTGTCATTTTAGAAGGGGTGATCCCTGAGCCTATTTATGGTGGTCAGTTACAAGATTTTTCACTATCTGGAGCTAAACCAGAAGGGCAAATCCATATAACTTACACATCACAACATATTACGCTTTCTGATGGTGACGTTGTCACGTTACGTAAGCCCAATTTATCAATCACAGAATTAGCGTATGGGGATATGGCAGATAATGTATTGATGTCTGCACGTGTTGCTCCACCAATGATTGGTTTAGGTTTATTAGAATCTATCCCTGAATCTACAATTTTAGGTTTTGCTGAGCAACAGAAACAAGAGAATAAAGGGATTTCAGGTAAAGCTAATCAAGTATGGGATGCTAAGGCTCAAGAGTTAGCGTTAGGTCGTTTTGGTTGGAAAGCAGGGCAGCCAACGCTAATGCAACAGAATGCCGCGGCGTTTAATGGTGATTTAGGCTTAACCAGTAATATGTTTCCTAAAGATGATTGTACTCAAGCTCAAACTATTTGTGAAAAACTGCCTCATGGTGGAACACCAGAAGTGAGTGACAAGATCTTAAATTTTGTTGAATTCTATTCACAACATTTAGCCGTGCCTATTCGTCGAAATGTTCAAGATCCTCAAGTAATTAAAGGACAACAGTTATTTAAAGATATCGGCTGTGAAAGTTGTCATAAAACGAATATTAAGACAGCAAAAATTGAAGACAGACCGGCGTTATCTAATCAGTTAATTCATCCTTATACGGATATGTTGCTTCATGATATGGGCGAAGGTCTTGCTGACAATCGACCAGAGTTCTTAGCGAATGGCCAAGAGTGGAGAACGCCACCGTTATGGGGGCTTGGTTACACACAAGAAGTGAATGGCCATACTGAAATGCTGCATGATGGCCGAGCTCGAAATACGCTAGAAGCGATTTTATGGCACGGTGGTGAGGCACAGCAAGCTCGCGATAACGTGGTTCAGTTATCAACAAAAGATCGCAAGGCGTTATTGGCATTTTTAGATTCGTTATAA
- the ribA gene encoding GTP cyclohydrolase-2, which translates to MANVRARIELMVGQQSNIPAEMLSFEGLKTEKEHVAVIFNQADKTQTTPLVRMHSECLTGDVFHSSRCDCGEQLEETINRMSESGGIILYLRQEGRGIGLYNKLDAYELQSQGMNTYEANNHLGFGDDLRDFEEAAQMLAALGVTTIKLVTNNPKKIQDIQGFGIKLDEVVNTHAHVKKGNEHYLQSKVNHGHKLNLDK; encoded by the coding sequence ATGGCAAACGTAAGAGCTCGTATTGAATTAATGGTAGGGCAGCAAAGTAATATCCCTGCAGAAATGCTCTCATTTGAGGGGTTAAAAACAGAAAAAGAGCACGTTGCTGTCATTTTTAATCAAGCAGATAAAACACAAACAACACCATTAGTTCGTATGCACTCTGAGTGCTTAACGGGTGATGTTTTTCATTCATCACGTTGTGATTGTGGTGAGCAATTAGAAGAAACGATTAATCGAATGTCAGAAAGTGGCGGAATTATTTTATATTTACGTCAAGAAGGGCGTGGTATTGGTTTATATAACAAGCTAGATGCTTATGAGCTTCAAAGCCAAGGTATGAATACCTATGAAGCCAACAATCATTTAGGTTTTGGTGATGATCTACGTGACTTTGAAGAAGCGGCACAAATGTTGGCAGCATTAGGGGTTACGACTATTAAGTTAGTCACCAATAACCCTAAGAAAATACAGGATATTCAAGGGTTTGGTATAAAACTTGATGAGGTTGTGAATACGCACGCCCATGTAAAAAAAGGGAATGAGCACTACTTACAATCTAAAGTAAATCATGGTCATAAATTGAATTTAGATAAGTAA
- a CDS encoding type I restriction-modification system, R subunit, translating into MANNEFNKVEAPAIAQLVQLGWTYIQGKQLSPDYACADGIPERTYLRDVVLVKRLEAAIKRINPWISDENLRKVSREVTHPNFAALMEYNHAFYQTMVNYLSVEQDLGKGRKGQTVKLVDFETPSNNEFLCTNQFKVEGANQSIIPDIVCFVNGIPLAVIECKSPYISAPMSDGINQLRRYANLRHTDDHEGAEKLFWYNQLMVSTCRDQAKVGTISSSSQHYGDWKDAYPFSDAQLAQQSLRDNIVPLHSAITVQIPDDALDESEDNLAKHDEWQQAAEPTASYDVLTEVTAQQRLLAGMFSISNFLDILQNFILFETDDGRLIKKVARYQQYRAVNKVIERLKSGKDRKERSGVVWHTQGSGKSLTMVMLAVKMRRDAELKQYKLVFITDRTQLDEQLSNTFRDAQGETVYNAGSVAELKELLKKDSSDLVTAMVQKFADLEKEQEKQKTVVEGFADLNPSDKIIVLADEAHRTQFGGLAMTINAALPNAPKIGFTGTPLLKTQKMSQAFGGYIDEYKINQAVEDGATVKLLYEGREVKSEVAGDSLDKLFEEYFGEYTEEEQREIKRKYGVEKAVREAPARIRWVCIDLIKHYKEHIRPDGFKAMIVVGSRHAAAIFKKTLDELGAPHSEVIISGDHNDEKYLSQYTDKVHQKKVIANFKKPFGIDKQGTEEKNKKFNNTAFLIVKDMLLTGFDAPIAQVMYIDRKLQDHTLMQAIARVNRTYKNKLCGYVVDYHGLATHLTEALELFSSDDVEGSYQSLKDEIPKLKAKHTRAMSFFKQVLKNGKPSDDIDDYVLALKDETVRAQFDMAFKQFGKQLNVILPDAEAAPFIPDMKLLGKIHNASKTKFRDEGLDMNEIGAKVRQLVDEHILSTGVDPKIAPIDLLAANFKESITAIKSDESKASEIESAIKHHITINLDEDPEFYRSLSLRLRDIIEKTAGKWAQQLELMLEMRGDIGSAYQQAAQDVGLSETEFAFYNILIAEVTNVSDGDVIAESTHDEIKAVTQALVVMLDEATEIVDFFNKQDEVKRMKKEIKRAVLDQPFGDKALVTVLQDRFMDLAKTKFGNK; encoded by the coding sequence TTGGCTAACAACGAATTCAATAAAGTAGAAGCCCCTGCCATCGCTCAGTTGGTTCAACTTGGGTGGACTTACATTCAAGGTAAACAATTGTCACCAGATTATGCTTGCGCCGATGGCATTCCTGAGCGTACTTACTTGCGTGATGTGGTGTTAGTCAAACGCCTTGAAGCTGCGATTAAACGCATTAATCCGTGGATAAGTGATGAGAACCTTCGCAAAGTCTCTCGTGAAGTTACGCATCCCAATTTCGCCGCCTTAATGGAATATAATCACGCCTTCTATCAAACCATGGTTAATTACCTCTCAGTAGAGCAAGACTTAGGCAAAGGGCGAAAAGGGCAGACGGTTAAACTGGTTGATTTTGAAACCCCAAGTAATAACGAATTCTTATGTACCAATCAATTTAAAGTAGAAGGCGCAAACCAAAGCATCATTCCTGATATTGTCTGCTTTGTTAATGGCATTCCGCTCGCCGTGATTGAGTGTAAATCACCGTATATCTCTGCGCCAATGAGTGATGGCATTAATCAATTACGCCGTTACGCGAATCTACGCCATACCGATGATCACGAAGGGGCTGAAAAACTGTTTTGGTATAACCAACTCATGGTATCAACCTGCCGAGATCAAGCCAAAGTTGGCACCATCAGCTCAAGCAGTCAGCATTATGGTGATTGGAAAGATGCGTATCCATTTTCTGATGCACAATTAGCTCAACAGTCATTACGCGATAATATCGTTCCGCTTCATTCTGCTATTACAGTTCAAATCCCTGACGATGCGTTAGATGAGAGTGAAGATAACTTAGCAAAGCATGATGAGTGGCAACAAGCCGCAGAGCCAACAGCAAGTTACGACGTATTAACGGAAGTCACCGCGCAACAGCGTTTATTAGCGGGCATGTTCAGTATTTCAAACTTTCTTGATATTCTGCAAAACTTTATTTTATTTGAAACTGATGACGGTCGATTAATTAAAAAAGTGGCGCGTTATCAGCAATATCGAGCCGTTAATAAAGTGATTGAACGCTTGAAATCAGGCAAGGATCGAAAAGAAAGAAGTGGCGTAGTTTGGCATACTCAAGGCAGTGGTAAATCGCTGACCATGGTCATGCTTGCTGTAAAAATGCGTCGTGATGCAGAGTTAAAACAGTACAAATTAGTGTTTATTACCGATCGAACTCAACTTGATGAGCAGTTATCAAATACCTTCCGTGATGCGCAGGGTGAGACGGTGTATAACGCAGGCTCAGTGGCAGAATTAAAAGAATTACTAAAAAAAGACAGCTCTGATCTTGTGACCGCGATGGTGCAAAAATTTGCCGATCTTGAAAAAGAACAAGAGAAACAAAAAACGGTAGTCGAAGGCTTTGCTGATTTAAACCCAAGCGACAAAATCATTGTCTTGGCCGATGAAGCGCACCGAACCCAATTTGGTGGTTTGGCAATGACGATTAATGCCGCGTTACCCAATGCACCTAAAATTGGTTTTACAGGCACGCCATTGCTGAAAACTCAAAAAATGAGCCAAGCGTTTGGTGGTTACATCGATGAGTACAAAATCAACCAAGCAGTAGAAGATGGGGCAACGGTTAAATTGCTTTATGAAGGCCGTGAAGTGAAATCGGAAGTCGCAGGTGATTCACTCGATAAACTGTTTGAGGAATACTTTGGTGAATACACTGAAGAAGAACAACGTGAGATCAAAAGAAAATACGGTGTAGAGAAGGCGGTTCGTGAAGCTCCAGCTCGTATTCGTTGGGTGTGTATCGATTTAATCAAACACTACAAAGAACATATTCGTCCTGATGGCTTTAAAGCAATGATCGTGGTGGGCAGTCGTCATGCGGCGGCTATTTTTAAAAAGACTTTAGATGAATTAGGTGCGCCTCACTCAGAGGTGATTATCTCTGGCGATCACAATGATGAAAAGTACCTCTCTCAATACACAGATAAAGTGCATCAAAAGAAGGTTATCGCCAATTTTAAAAAGCCTTTTGGTATCGATAAACAAGGCACTGAAGAGAAAAATAAAAAGTTTAATAATACCGCTTTTTTGATAGTCAAAGACATGCTGTTAACGGGCTTTGATGCACCTATTGCTCAAGTGATGTACATCGACAGAAAGCTGCAAGATCACACCTTAATGCAGGCCATTGCCCGCGTTAACCGGACTTATAAAAACAAATTATGCGGTTATGTGGTGGATTATCATGGCTTAGCAACGCACCTTACTGAGGCGTTAGAACTGTTCAGCAGCGATGATGTAGAAGGCTCGTATCAAAGCTTAAAAGATGAAATCCCAAAGCTAAAAGCCAAGCATACTCGTGCCATGTCGTTCTTTAAGCAGGTGCTTAAAAATGGCAAGCCGAGTGACGATATTGATGATTACGTTTTAGCATTAAAAGATGAAACGGTGCGAGCGCAATTTGACATGGCATTCAAACAGTTTGGTAAGCAGTTAAATGTTATTTTACCTGATGCCGAAGCGGCTCCGTTTATTCCTGATATGAAGTTATTAGGCAAGATCCATAATGCCTCAAAAACCAAATTTCGAGACGAAGGGCTAGATATGAACGAGATTGGTGCCAAAGTGCGCCAATTAGTGGATGAGCATATCCTCAGCACGGGTGTTGATCCCAAAATCGCACCGATTGATTTATTGGCAGCCAATTTTAAAGAAAGCATTACAGCGATTAAATCAGATGAATCAAAAGCCTCTGAAATAGAGAGTGCCATTAAGCACCACATCACGATTAATTTAGATGAAGACCCAGAATTTTACCGTTCGTTGAGTTTGCGTCTGCGTGACATTATCGAAAAAACAGCAGGCAAGTGGGCGCAGCAACTTGAGTTAATGTTAGAGATGAGAGGCGATATTGGCTCAGCGTATCAACAGGCGGCGCAAGATGTCGGCTTGTCTGAAACGGAGTTCGCTTTTTACAATATTCTTATCGCTGAAGTCACCAACGTCAGTGATGGCGATGTGATTGCCGAATCAACCCATGATGAGATTAAAGCGGTAACCCAGGCGTTAGTGGTTATGCTTGATGAAGCGACGGAAATTGTCGATTTCTTCAATAAGCAAGATGAAGTAAAACGGATGAAGAAAGAGATCAAACGTGCTGTTCTTGATCAACCATTCGGTGATAAGGCCTTGGTGACGGTTCTACAGGATCGCTTTATGGACTTGGCGAAAACCAAGTTTGGAAATAAGTAG
- a CDS encoding putative iron-regulated protein produces the protein MNHVKFARNIITASLFVLPTFSYAATEADVVEHYADIAHAVYSDSLTTAQQLDKAIHTFLNNPSEKGLKTVKTAWKAARVPYQQSEVFRFGNAVVDDWEGQLNAWPLDEGLIDYVADDYQYELGNDGAKANIIASTSIKIGAETLDVKSIEADKLADLNELGGSEANVATGYHAIEFLLWGQDLNGTNAGAGERPYTDYVIGSACTNGNCERRVEYLKSASELLIKDLAWMEKQWKEGEKNYRAELLSESSTQGLRKMLFGMGSLSLGELAGERMKVALEANSTEDEHDCFSDNTHNSHYYNEQGIYNVYTGTYTRADGSLLSGPSIHDLVAKEDKKAAKEIKQQFDATRTQVGTLVSAAEKDNQHFDQLIASDNAAGNALVNKSIMSLVLQTASIERAANVIGITSLNPDTADHEF, from the coding sequence ATGAACCACGTCAAATTTGCTCGAAACATTATTACAGCATCACTTTTTGTTTTACCGACTTTTTCTTATGCAGCAACAGAAGCGGATGTGGTAGAGCATTATGCTGATATTGCACACGCGGTATACAGTGATTCACTAACGACAGCTCAGCAACTTGATAAAGCCATTCACACTTTTTTGAATAACCCATCTGAGAAAGGCTTAAAAACGGTTAAAACTGCATGGAAAGCAGCGCGAGTTCCTTACCAACAATCAGAAGTGTTCCGTTTCGGTAATGCGGTAGTTGATGATTGGGAAGGGCAATTAAACGCATGGCCATTAGATGAAGGCTTAATTGATTATGTTGCTGATGATTACCAATATGAATTAGGTAATGATGGCGCTAAAGCAAATATCATTGCTTCTACCTCAATCAAAATTGGTGCAGAAACTCTGGATGTTAAAAGTATTGAAGCGGATAAATTGGCTGATCTTAATGAGCTTGGTGGCTCAGAAGCAAACGTAGCAACGGGTTACCATGCGATTGAGTTTCTTTTATGGGGCCAAGATTTAAACGGTACGAATGCAGGTGCAGGTGAGCGTCCATATACCGATTATGTTATTGGCTCTGCATGTACTAATGGTAACTGTGAGCGTCGTGTTGAATATTTAAAATCAGCATCTGAATTGCTAATTAAAGATCTTGCTTGGATGGAAAAACAATGGAAAGAAGGCGAGAAAAACTACCGCGCTGAGCTGCTATCTGAGTCTTCAACACAAGGTTTACGCAAAATGTTGTTTGGCATGGGTTCATTATCGCTGGGTGAACTGGCTGGTGAGCGTATGAAAGTGGCATTAGAAGCAAACTCTACCGAAGATGAGCACGATTGTTTCTCTGATAACACGCATAACTCTCATTATTATAATGAGCAAGGTATCTATAACGTATATACAGGTACTTATACGCGTGCTGATGGCTCTCTATTATCTGGCCCAAGTATCCATGATCTTGTTGCTAAAGAAGATAAAAAAGCAGCGAAAGAAATTAAACAGCAGTTTGATGCAACGCGCACTCAAGTTGGTACGTTAGTATCAGCGGCTGAAAAAGATAACCAACATTTTGATCAGTTGATTGCATCAGATAATGCAGCGGGTAATGCGTTGGTGAACAAATCAATCATGTCTTTAGTGTTGCAAACGGCGTCAATTGAGCGTGCAGCAAATGTAATTGGCATTACAAGCTTAAATCCTGATACTGCGGATCATGAATTTTAA